The Rhipicephalus sanguineus isolate Rsan-2018 chromosome 7, BIME_Rsan_1.4, whole genome shotgun sequence genome includes a window with the following:
- the LOC119398859 gene encoding uncharacterized protein LOC119398859 — protein MKISTAIIASLVGILIVSLADDSEAKLGLALAPFIWAGNLAKDATQSLVAYKLSLATKALAMITGNRSFRATISYDSRLERYEDAPAQDVDEGVAWSSLKSPVPVTSPPEPVHVEIEVPAVTKPVIRIPTLPPLPKTEAPKIVVPKVVVPQLPRIVVPKLVVPKLVVAEVSVPGVVQSKVDLLRAKINGKLKQLGGQSVGLLGAPKYASGYIQGGFRVGHGTGAAAQAQLGSDPATTTAPPAEPRSSADNKTELYATTTNHSRPVRSIDAGVVGRYFQFIQANDAGRCVALMVCSMAAHPHQFGAYGRKVVDFFKDIKPQASSPVAVYQEASSVGRSGDSCQSRYSTCQVDPKYLAQLGESHIHL, from the exons ATGAAGATCTCCACGGCCATCATCGCTTCCCTGGTCGGCATCCTGATCGTCTCCCTGGCCGACGACTCCGAGGCCAAGCTAGGCCTCGCCTTGGCGCCGTTCATCTGGGCTGGAAACCTGGCCAAGGACGCGACGCAGTCCCTGGTCGCCTACAAGCTGTCTCTAGCTACCAAGGCCCTCGCCATGATCACCGGTAACCGCTCCTTTCGGGCCACCATCTCGTACGACTCTCGGCTCGAGCGGTACGAGGACGCCCCAGCACAGGACGTTGATGAAGGAGTTGCCTGGAGCAGTCTCAAGAGCCCGGTACCAGTCACGTCCCCTCCGGAACCTGTACACGTCGAAATCGAG GTGCCCGCCGTGACGAAGCCAGTCATCCGTATTCCTACGCTACCACCATTGCCCAAGACTGAGGCGCCTAAGATCGTCGTCCCTAAGGTCGTGGTGCCCCAGCTGCCTAGAATCGTGGTTCCCAAGCTGGTCGTACCCAAGCTCGTCGTGGCTGAAGTCTCTGTTCCCGGTGTCGTGCAGTCCAAGGTCGACCTGCTGAGGGCCAAGATCAACGGCAAGCTCAAGCAGCTTGGGGGCCAGTCCGTCGGGCTCCTCGGAGCCCCCAAGTACGCGAGCGGCTACATCCAGGGTGGCTTCCGCGTCGGCCATGGCACCGGCGCAGCAGCCCAAGCCCAGCTGGGTTCCGATCCCGCGACTACTACGGCTCCACCCGCCGAACCGCGATCTTCCGCCGACAACAAGACCGAGCTGTACGCTACCACCACCAACCACAGCCGCCCGGTCCGCTCAATCGACGCAGGCGTGGTGGGCCGCTATTTCCAGTTCATCCAGGCGAACGACGCGGGCCGTTGCGTGGCGCTCATGGTTTGCTCAATGGCGGCCCATCCTCACCAATTCGGCGCCTACGGACGCAAGGTCGTCGATTTCTTCAAAGACATCAAGCCCCAGGCATCCTCCCCTGTAGCGGTCTACCAGGAAGCATCGAGTGTCGGGCGCAGCGGTGATTCCTGCCAGTCACGGTATTCGACTTGCCAGGTGGACCCGAAGTACCTCGCCCAGCTCGGTGAATCTCACATCCATTTGTAA